The nucleotide window ACCGAACAGACCCAGAGCTAGCTCTTTTTTTAGTCGTCCTCTTCCTCGCGTCAATCCGGCGGACAGGCAGAGGAGGCAAAACGCGAGGCGAGCGTGGCGCGGGCGGAGGCCAGGGTGGCCGGGGCGAGCGCGACGCGCGCTGATCGAACGGTTGGCGCCAtcgagctagctagctagctcttCGAATCGATTGAgctgctagctagctagctagctccgTTCGAGAGCCACAGAGCCACGGGCGAGCACGGCGGCCGGGACGGAGAGCCGGCCGCCTATCGGACGGCCGGCGGGCGAGCACGGTGGTGGGGGCGGACGGGCGCGGCGGCCGGGAGGTGGACGGGCGAACTTCATGGCGTTGGCGGGAGTAAAGATTCCTCAACCGCCAACGTTGACCGGTATGCAGGGCCCTGGCAAAGTTGCCTTCAAAACTGTATATATGAGGGTTTCACATTTGCATTTACAGGGCCCCTTAAAATTTTTAAGGGTTGGACGATTTTGCGGAGTCTGTTCGGGCTCGTTTTTTCGACTGGAACTGCAAAAAACGGTTATTTTGCGGGTTTGACCACTTATGcagggtctgctagagatgctcttagagAAATTTGCAAATTCTGTACCTAAAGACATTATTACAAAACTTGCATGTGTGATATTTTTGTTCCGAGAGTATCTAATGAATTGAGGAAAACATTATCCTGAAGTTGGTCAAAGAAATACACAAACTTTGATGTTTTTATCCTATTTTTTTGCCCACATTGTAAACATATACAAGACTTCACATCATTCCATGAGAACTTGATACAATAACTAAGAAAACCATGTACTACTATAAACCCTGAGATGTTAAAATTTAGCACAACAAAATTCTAATTATCCATATGGTTAGTAAGAACAAAAATTGCTTTTTTCACATAACTTGACATCCACAATTTTTCTGCTGGTTTATCCCAACATTAATTTATTTATTGTCGACATTAACCCCGTCTGTATATGGTAGGTAACCATCCAAATTAACCCTATCTATTTATATCCACCTCTAAATATATTTTTCGTGTTTGTTTAGAAAACCGGGTGTGGACATGTTTGTGTGCCTTTTATTTTATTTACTTTACCTTTAATATGTATATGGTGTGGAACAGCTTCTCCTTTATTAATCCCATTTTAATTAGGAGTTAATTAGAGGGCATGACAGCCAGGAATTCCATTTAATGGAGGCATGCATGTCCCTCCTTTATTTTTGGCATTTGAATTATTGTTTTCCAGAACCCCGGTTAATCAGAGCCCATGATAATTATTAGTCAATCGATTAGTGCCATGACAGCTCACAATTCCATTGAATGGAGCCTCCTTTATTTCCGGCAATTGAAATTCTATTCTTTTAATTAGAGCCAACCTTCTTTTATTGGGGCGCTCATATCCTCAATTATCGGgtctttcctttttttctttgtTGACATGTGCAGTCAAGGGCACAAACAATAGAACATAGCAGGCCAAGTGGCCCATGCAAGGGataaacaaaaaaaaattagaaACAATGCGCAGCCCACGCACCAGAAAATATGTATTGCGGGTTTTTAAAATAGTGAGGTGCTTTTTTTGCAAAATGTCATGACGGACCAAAAATACCTATTTGCTTTATTATTAAGTAAAGATAAAGatgaaccaacctgtggttggatggttagagggactaTGGTATCCCAGCCCAGCAGgattcaaatcctggtgctcgcatttattcctgaatttatttcaggattcCTGGCCATGCGCATTCAGTgagaggagacgttcccgtcgacgacgaggtgtctacggtgacttcgtaaattttaagatgatatgtcggctcagtctttcagaggtgctcatagggatagggtgtgcgttcataggggtgagtgtatgcgcgtgcgGGCTTGTTGTCCGGGACCACTAGGGGTCGTTCGTGAGAGCGGGGTGTTCATGCTACGATGAAGTTACAGACCCCCTCACGATCGAGATCCTCGCTTGCAGGGATGCGCTAGCAACAGCGCGGGTTTTAGGGCTTCAGTATGTTGAGATGGAAACGGACTGTCAGCAAATTCAGAGCCTATGGGAAACTCCGCAGAAGTCGAATTGGTTTCATCTCTTTAGAGTGATCCAGGATATGAGTAATCTTTTTCAGGGATTCAAGCTACGGTTCGCTAGTCGTCGTACAAATTCGGTAGCCCATTGTATAGCTAGGCATGCTTTAAAGGTTTCTGTATATGTGCTTGTGTTCGATGTAATCCCTGGATGGTTGACTGAAATTATACAGTCAGAAATGCTAGCGTCTAATGAATAAAAAGTCGAAAGGATGTTTTAGCTATAAAAAAGGGTGAATGTATGCGTGTGTATATGAGATCTTGTGTTGTTAAAAAAAAGAAACATCTGTACCACGACCACACATCCAGCCCACGAGGCCACGACTAGGAAGATTTGTGTTCAGCACCCGCACAACAAAAGGATTTGTCTTCAGCAACAACTTATTTTTGAGAGAGATTCTTCAGTGCAGCAACTTTGTTGGACCGAAGACCAGCTAAAGACTATTCATGTCTCAAAAAAAAAAGCTAAAGACTATTCGGACGGTTGCTAGTCTGTGTTGGTAGGACGAAAATGCATGCGGCATGTAACATGTTGGATCATTCAGCTCCCACCTCCCACACAATTGTTGTCATTTTTTCTTGATGATCTGGACTTACGAAGGTGGAAGAGAGATGTAGTACGTGCCATTTTCCTTTTCTTGCATGACTTGTTTGCAGTGCACCAACTCCATCTACAGTTCTACACTATACACCATAACCACAGTATAATAGTCCAACACGTAGTTGGATTGGAGACCAGCTGATTTCGCTCACCAGTCGCTATTTTTTGACTAGATAGTAGAGACTATTCAGACGGTTACAAGTCTGATAGTAGGACGAAAATGCATGCACATGTTGGATTGTCTAGCCCCAGTACGTTTGTGGTTATTTCTACATGATCTGGACGTCCGAAGATGGCAGGAAGGAAGCTGTGTGTGTCTGCTATTTCTGTTTTCTtgtatgcatgcatgcatgcatgactTGTCTGCAGTGCAGCAGCTTGCAGCTCCATCTACAGTCTAGAGCGCACTATAAATAATATAACAGTTCAGCACGTAGTTGGAGAGAGCACCTGATTTGGCCCACTACCACTAAAGTCGCCATGGACATGGACCAACTCTGCTTGATGGCCTTAGCCACGATTCTCCTGACGTTGATTCTGAGGCAGGCTCTGGGCGGTAAGGGCACAGGAGCCAGGCTTCCTCCGGGTCCATGGAACCTCCCCGTCATCGGCAGCCTCCACCACCTGGTCGCCACGAAGCTGCCGCCGCACCGCGCGCTGCTCCGCCTGTCGCGCCGGCATGGCCCGCTCATGCTGCTGAGGCTCGGCGAGGTGCCCAACGTCATCGTGTCCACCCCTGAGGCGGCGATGCTGGTGCTCAAGACCAACGATCTCACCTTCGCCACCCGTACGAGCGGCCCCACGCTGGACGTCGTCGGCAGCGCCAGCGAGGGCATCATCTTCGCGCCCTACGGCGAGCACTGGCGCCAGATGCGCAAGATCTGCGTCGTCGAGCTGCTCAGCGCGATGCAAGTGCGGCGCATCCAGTCCATCATGCAGGCCGAGATCGCGCATCTCGTGGAGTCGGTCGTCACCGCGTCCTCTGCCTCGCCGTCCGGCTCCGCCGTCGTCGACGTCGGCAAGGGGCTGGCCAGGCTGACCAACAGCGTCATCGCGAGGGCGGTGTTCGGCGGCAAGTCTCGGCAGCAGGAGGCCTACCTCCGGGAGCTCGACGTAATGGCGGTTCTCGGGGGAGGGTTCAGCTTGGTGGACCTTTTCCCGTCGTCCCGGCTGGTGCGGTGGCTGAGCAGCTCCGGCCGCGCCATGAGGAGGCTCCATTCCCGGATGCAGAGCATCCTAGGAGACATCATCCAAGATCGCAAGGAGACCAAAGTACCGAATGGTGCTTCTGATGCTGCTACCGCTAGAGACAACGAGGACCTGCTTGACGTGCTCCTCAGGTTGGGCAAGGAAGACACCCTCAGTTTCCCTCTCACGTCAGACATCATCAGCGCCGTCATCTTTGTAAGCGACTCTGCTTTACTGATTTGCAACCTTCTCTAGATAGCGTTGATTGACGCTCAGTGCTCACAGAATAATTTGCAACACGTACTGTTTCAGGATATATTTTCAGCTGCTACCGACACCACGGCTGCCACGCTAGAATGGGCCATGGCAGAACTCGTCCGCAACCCACAGGCAATGGCTAGGGCGAAGCTCGAAGTCCGACAGACGCTCGGACATCGCCGCAGCTCCACCATCACGAGCGGCGACCTCGCCGGCCTGCACTATCTTCGGATGGTCATCAAGGAAACGCTGAGGCTGCACCCCTCCGCGCCGCTGATCCACCGGGCGAGCCAGGAGAACTGCCGGGTCATGGGCTACGACATACCCAAGGGCACCGCCGTCATGATAAACGCCTTCGCCGTGGGGAGGGACACGGCGCACTGGGGAGCGGACGCCGCGGAGTTCAGGCCGGAGAGGTTCGAGGGCGTGAGCGTGGAGTACAGCTCGCAAGGGCCGCACATGGAGTTCATCCCGTTTGGAGCTGGCCGCAGGCAGTGCCCTGGAGGCCTGTTCGCGACCACCATGCTTGAGCTCGTGTTGGCCAACCTGCTGTATCACTTTGACTGGGCGATTCCCGGTGGGGCAGGCCCGGAGACACTGGACATGGGCGAGGTGTTTGGGATCATCGTGCACACTAGGTCCAGCCTGCACCTGCAGCCATCGTCAGCTTGCCATCTAGAAGACCAGACCACCGGTGAACTGTCCTAGAAATTATTCACAGACAATATGTGCTAAAACATCCCACAAGCTTTATCGGTTGAGCAAGCAAGTTGTAATAATACACCAAATAATGTCTATTCCTTCAATATTTATGAACTATGTGTGTACTATGTACCATCAAGTATTATAGTTTGCTAATTTTCATTTGACTGATTTTAATTTGGCTCCATTCGAGTTTTTTTTTTGCACTTTAGCTATATGTAAGTTGCCtgatttttgaatttgagtcggTCGATTTTTGTGTCCATTCGTTGCCGCTCCAAGATTCGTGCACCTTTTTTGGTCATCTCTGCTGTCTTGTTTCGGGCTGAATATTTTCTACTAATCGCTGTTTTGGCTCAGTCGATTCCTTAACGGGCTGAAGCATGTTACCCCTTTAGTCAGCTGCCCCTCTCTTTAGCCTGTGGAGTtgagagcatctccagccgcgtccccaaccccccccccccccccaagacGTTTTTTTAGCGCCGGCGCCTGAAAATCGGTCCAGTCGCGCCCCCAAGATCTCATTTAGCGCCGGTTTGGGCCGAAATAACAGTTGGCGAACCCTAGCCGAACCCAAACGCCCGGGGGTCGCCTTGGGGCACCGGCAGAAGCGAAAAGGGGTGTGGGGCCGCTCTGTCGGCGAGAGGAGGCCCTTTTCCCGCCTCCCCCCTTTCCCCCATCGGCTTCCCTCCCATTCTACATTCCTCCCGCcaatctcctcctcctcccctcccaGCCGGCCGCCCTGCCGCCGAAGAAGTACGTGGCCCCCCGCGCCGCGACggatgccgccgccgccaccacccagCCAAAGCAGAGGAAGTAGAGGGCGCCACCGTCCAAGCCCCCGGGCATGTCTAACACCGACTGGAGGGCGGAAGTTCAGCGCCGGGAGGCTGTCACCCTCGACCGGCGGAATAGGGCCAACGCCAAGAAGGCCCAGGACAGGGCGGCGCTCGCGGCtacggcggtggtggagcaggcGGAGCGGGCGGTCGAACAAGCTGAGGCGGCTCGCGcggggatgatgaatccacccGGCGGCCACGACCTGTACGCGTCCTGGAGCCAGCAAAGTGTCGGGTCTTCGCCCGGCTTCTCATCGTCGCCACAACCCTGGGGCTGCAGGCGACGGCGACGTGCACGGCGGGTTCAACCCCAACATCACCTTCCCCCATGGTCACCCGGCTCAGCGTACGCCCTCGTCCGTCTTCGCCGGCGTGTAGTACCCTCCGTACACCTACTTACCGGCGGCCTACGCAGCCTCCCCGACGCCACCTCTCCGCCGTGGCGCGCTGCTCTTCTCACAAGCCTCCTCGCCGCATCTCAGCGACATCGACGCGACGGAGgccgacatggacgacatcatcaTGATCGGCTCGGCTGCCGCTGCCTCTCTCGGGTTCATTGCCTAAGACGACACAATGGACCTCAACGGTGACATGAACGTCGAGCTCGACTACGGCGAGGAGGAGCCAGAGGAGAACGAGGAGgaagagaaggaggaggaggaggaggagtcggCACCTGCTCCGGCGaggaaagggaaaaagaagaagaagcaggcgGCCAGGACCGGCGAGCTGTGGGTCAAGTGGGCATCCAAGGAGGACGAGTGCCTCGCCGAAGCATAGAAAGTGCCTGCCTCGACCCGATCACCGGCACGAACCAGAGTGTCGACACGTATTGGGAGTGCATCAAGGCCGATTTTGACGAGCGCAAGCTCGTCGACCCCTACTTCAAAGGCGTCTACATGCAGCGCGGGTCGAAGGGAATGGTGAACCATTGGGGGCTCATCCAAACGGCGTGCAACAAATGACATGGGATCGTCGAGGAGATTGCGGCTCGCCCGGAGAGCGGCGCCAGCATCGAGGATCAAGTATGGCACGCCGGTCTCTCCCTTTTCTTTTTGCCATATGCGCCGCCGACTGTTGTTCCTCGGTGCAGATGGTGCAGAAGTTCGCCATGTT belongs to Triticum urartu cultivar G1812 chromosome 7, Tu2.1, whole genome shotgun sequence and includes:
- the LOC125520781 gene encoding desmethyl-deoxy-podophyllotoxin synthase-like; the encoded protein is MDMDQLCLMALATILLTLILRQALGGKGTGARLPPGPWNLPVIGSLHHLVATKLPPHRALLRLSRRHGPLMLLRLGEVPNVIVSTPEAAMLVLKTNDLTFATRTSGPTLDVVGSASEGIIFAPYGEHWRQMRKICVVELLSAMQVRRIQSIMQAEIAHLVESVVTASSASPSGSAVVDVGKGLARLTNSVIARAVFGGKSRQQEAYLRELDVMAVLGGGFSLVDLFPSSRLVRWLSSSGRAMRRLHSRMQSILGDIIQDRKETKVPNGASDAATARDNEDLLDVLLRLGKEDTLSFPLTSDIISAVIFDIFSAATDTTAATLEWAMAELVRNPQAMARAKLEVRQTLGHRRSSTITSGDLAGLHYLRMVIKETLRLHPSAPLIHRASQENCRVMGYDIPKGTAVMINAFAVGRDTAHWGADAAEFRPERFEGVSVEYSSQGPHMEFIPFGAGRRQCPGGLFATTMLELVLANLLYHFDWAIPGGAGPETLDMGEVFGIIVHTRSSLHLQPSSACHLEDQTTGELS